A region of Nostoc sp. 'Peltigera membranacea cyanobiont' N6 DNA encodes the following proteins:
- a CDS encoding glycosyltransferase family 2 protein gives MSSVIFDLIPEISIVICTYNRDKYLDNGINSVINQTFKDWELIIVDDGSQDNTFEVVNTYVQKFNNIRYLKHQNKKQCYAKNAGIQASFGRYITFLDSDDAYQSNHLESRIEYMKLHPEVDLIQGGFATEEEIWVADYYQPDKKINLRECVLGPTFLGKRHVFFELQGFKHMAYGEDTDLWERAEKIFRTQQITEPQTYLYTRAETSVSKAFSANVT, from the coding sequence ATGTCTAGTGTAATTTTTGACTTAATCCCAGAAATATCAATTGTTATATGTACTTACAATAGAGATAAATATCTAGATAATGGAATTAATAGTGTTATAAATCAAACTTTCAAAGATTGGGAACTCATAATTGTTGATGATGGTAGCCAAGACAATACTTTTGAAGTTGTCAATACTTATGTGCAAAAATTCAATAATATTAGGTATTTGAAACATCAAAATAAAAAACAATGTTACGCTAAAAACGCTGGAATTCAGGCATCATTTGGCAGATATATCACATTTCTCGACAGCGATGACGCTTATCAATCAAATCATCTGGAGTCACGCATTGAATATATGAAACTCCATCCAGAAGTTGATTTGATTCAAGGCGGGTTTGCCACCGAAGAGGAAATTTGGGTAGCTGATTATTATCAACCTGATAAAAAAATTAATCTTCGAGAATGCGTTTTGGGCCCAACTTTTTTAGGGAAGAGACACGTATTTTTTGAATTGCAGGGATTTAAGCACATGGCTTATGGAGAGGATACAGACCTGTGGGAACGGGCAGAAAAAATCTTCAGGACTCAACAAATAACAGAACCACAAACTTATCTTTATACCAGAGCCGAAACTAGTGTCAGTAAAGCTTTTTCAGCAAATGTTACTTAG
- a CDS encoding glycosyltransferase, with protein MTHFGTICPTATGHLNTMTALGRELLKRGHRVTVLGMPDAESNAKAAGLEFRSISAFEYPTGSMAKLHERLGELNGLAALHYTINLSLKTTALFLQDAPLIIKEAGIEALIFDECIFGGSTLADFLHIPFVTVCSALVNGFEDSIPPFFTTWKYNPHSWAQLRNRAGYAVLMAFSKSIRDIISQYRRQWNLPPCSNINDYYSLSKLAIISQQPAEFEYPRRELSNLLHFTGPHSDSSGRKPVDFPFDKLNGQPLIYASLGTLQNRLQHIFYHIAEACVDLDAQLVISLGGGLEPDALPNLLGEPLVVKYAPQLELLQKASLTISHGGVNTVLESLSNGVPSVAIPIANDHPGVATRIAWTGVGEFIPLSRLSTTTLRKVIQKVLTQESYKQNALKLKTAIGQAGGVPRAVDIIEEAISTNKPVINRMASDQKTKIFNKNK; from the coding sequence ATGACTCATTTCGGTACTATCTGCCCTACTGCAACTGGACACCTCAACACAATGACAGCTTTAGGGCGTGAACTATTAAAGCGTGGTCATCGCGTCACAGTTTTGGGGATGCCTGATGCTGAATCTAATGCCAAGGCTGCTGGTTTAGAATTTCGCTCTATATCTGCTTTTGAATATCCTACGGGATCAATGGCAAAATTACATGAGCGGTTAGGAGAACTCAATGGGTTAGCAGCATTGCATTACACTATCAATTTATCTCTAAAAACAACAGCTTTATTTCTGCAAGATGCGCCACTAATTATCAAAGAAGCTGGTATTGAAGCGCTAATATTTGATGAATGTATATTTGGAGGCAGCACTTTAGCAGACTTTCTTCACATCCCATTTGTTACAGTTTGTTCTGCATTAGTAAACGGTTTTGAAGATTCGATTCCTCCATTCTTCACAACCTGGAAATATAACCCACACTCTTGGGCGCAGCTACGTAACCGTGCTGGTTATGCTGTCCTGATGGCCTTCTCGAAATCCATCCGGGATATAATCTCCCAATATCGCCGTCAGTGGAATTTGCCTCCTTGCTCTAATATCAATGACTATTACTCTCTTTCCAAGTTAGCGATTATTAGTCAACAACCCGCAGAGTTTGAATACCCAAGACGCGAATTGTCTAATTTACTTCACTTTACAGGCCCTCACTCAGACTCTTCAGGCAGGAAACCAGTGGATTTTCCTTTTGATAAGTTGAATGGTCAACCCCTAATTTATGCTTCATTGGGGACATTACAAAATCGGCTACAGCATATTTTCTATCACATTGCTGAGGCTTGTGTTGATTTAGATGCCCAACTGGTCATTTCTCTTGGTGGTGGACTTGAACCCGATGCACTACCCAACCTGCTGGGAGAACCTTTGGTCGTCAAATATGCGCCACAGCTAGAATTGCTGCAAAAAGCTAGCCTGACTATTAGTCATGGTGGAGTGAATACTGTGTTGGAATCACTATCTAATGGTGTACCTTCAGTTGCTATTCCCATAGCTAATGACCATCCAGGAGTAGCAACACGTATTGCTTGGACTGGTGTAGGTGAATTTATTCCATTATCACGTTTGAGTACTACTACGTTACGTAAGGTGATTCAAAAAGTACTGACGCAAGAATCTTACAAACAAAATGCCCTCAAGTTAAAAACTGCAATTGGCCAAGCAGGAGGAGTTCCCCGTGCCGTTGATATTATTGAGGAGGCAATATCCACAAATAAGCCTGTAATTAATAGGATGGCATCAGATCAGAAAACTAAGATTTTCAACAAAAATAAATAG